In one Moritella sp. 5 genomic region, the following are encoded:
- the eno gene encoding phosphopyruvate hydratase → MSKIVKIIGREIIDSRGNPTVEAEVHLEGGFIGMAPAPSGASTGSREALELRDGDKTRFLGKGVLKAVAAINGPIAEALIGKDATDQAAIDQVMIDLDGTENKANFGANAILAVSLANAKAAASAKGLPLYAHIAELNGTPGQYSMPLPMMNIINGGEHADNNVDIQEFMIQPVGAKTLKEALRIGAEVFHSLAKVLKSKGLSTAVGDEGGFAPDLESNAAALAAIEEAVKAAGYEMGKDVTLAMDCAASEFYNKEEGIYDLKGEGKKFTAEEFNHYLAGLVDQYPIVSIEDGLDESDWAGFKHQTELLGDKIQLVGDDLFVTNTKILTRGIEEGITNSILIKFNQIGTLTETLAAIKMAKDAGFTAVISHRSGETEDATIADLAVGTCAGQIKTGSMSRSDRVAKYNQLIRIEEALGDAAPFHGLKEVKGQA, encoded by the coding sequence ATGTCTAAGATCGTTAAAATTATTGGTCGCGAAATCATTGATTCACGTGGTAACCCTACTGTAGAAGCTGAAGTTCACCTAGAAGGTGGTTTCATCGGTATGGCACCTGCTCCATCTGGTGCATCAACTGGTTCTCGTGAAGCACTTGAATTACGTGACGGCGACAAAACTCGCTTTTTAGGTAAAGGTGTTCTTAAAGCTGTTGCAGCAATCAATGGTCCAATCGCTGAAGCACTCATTGGTAAAGATGCAACTGATCAAGCTGCAATCGACCAAGTGATGATCGACTTAGACGGTACTGAAAACAAAGCTAACTTCGGTGCTAATGCTATCCTTGCTGTTTCTCTAGCTAACGCTAAAGCGGCTGCATCTGCAAAAGGTTTACCACTTTACGCTCACATTGCTGAGTTAAACGGTACTCCTGGTCAATACTCTATGCCTCTACCAATGATGAACATCATCAACGGTGGCGAGCACGCTGATAACAACGTAGACATTCAAGAGTTCATGATCCAACCTGTTGGCGCTAAAACTCTTAAAGAAGCACTACGTATCGGTGCTGAAGTATTCCATAGTCTAGCTAAAGTACTTAAGTCTAAAGGCCTAAGCACTGCAGTTGGTGATGAAGGTGGTTTCGCCCCTGACCTAGAATCAAATGCTGCTGCACTAGCTGCAATTGAAGAAGCTGTTAAAGCTGCCGGTTATGAAATGGGTAAAGACGTTACACTTGCTATGGATTGTGCTGCTTCTGAGTTTTATAACAAAGAAGAAGGTATCTACGATCTTAAAGGCGAAGGTAAGAAATTTACTGCTGAAGAGTTTAACCACTATCTTGCTGGTCTTGTTGATCAATACCCAATCGTATCGATTGAAGATGGTCTAGATGAATCAGATTGGGCTGGTTTCAAACACCAGACTGAACTACTGGGTGACAAGATCCAATTAGTTGGTGATGATTTATTCGTGACTAATACTAAGATTTTGACACGTGGTATTGAAGAAGGTATTACTAACTCAATCTTAATCAAATTCAACCAAATTGGCACACTAACTGAAACGTTAGCTGCAATCAAAATGGCGAAAGACGCAGGCTTTACAGCTGTAATCTCTCACCGTTCTGGTGAAACTGAAGATGCAACAATTGCTGACCTTGCTGTTGGTACATGTGCAGGCCAAATCAAAACGGGTTCTATGAGCCGTTCTGATCGTGTTGCTAAGTACAACCAATTAATCCGTATCGAAGAAGCGCTAGGTGATGCTGCTCCTTTCCACGGTCTTAAAGAGGTTAAAGGTCAAGCTTAA
- the ftsB gene encoding cell division protein FtsB, producing the protein MRLLYFLLISILSLLIYHFIAGNNGVMDYTRIEREVIVQQTNNQVLIDRNTALKNEILDLRNGYDAIEERTRNELGMIKEGETFYRIISDDN; encoded by the coding sequence ATGCGCCTTCTTTATTTTTTATTAATCTCAATTCTCAGCTTGCTGATCTATCATTTTATTGCTGGTAATAACGGGGTGATGGATTACACTCGTATCGAACGTGAAGTCATCGTCCAGCAAACGAATAATCAAGTTTTAATTGATCGTAATACCGCGTTAAAAAATGAAATATTAGATTTACGCAATGGGTATGATGCGATAGAAGAGCGTACCCGTAATGAACTTGGCATGATTAAAGAAGGTGAGACCTTCTACCGTATTATTAGTGATGATAACTAG
- a CDS encoding protein-L-isoaspartate(D-aspartate) O-methyltransferase yields the protein MIELGNTGVAGQRIKALLEEQGIREPSVLAAMQNTPRNYFVEEALASQAWGNQALPIGAGQTISQPYIVARMTELLLQTKPKKVLEIGTGSGYQTAILAQVFPLVYSVERIQALQWQAKRRLKNLDLHNVMMKYGDGWQGWQSKGPFDAIIVTAAPASVPQALLTQLVDGGQLILPLGVESQVLQVITRNGDTYTSQNIEHVRFVPLIIGDLA from the coding sequence ATGATTGAATTGGGTAATACAGGAGTAGCAGGGCAGCGTATAAAAGCGCTGCTTGAAGAACAAGGAATTCGAGAACCTAGCGTGTTAGCTGCAATGCAAAATACACCTCGAAACTATTTTGTTGAAGAAGCGCTAGCGTCACAGGCATGGGGAAATCAGGCTTTACCTATTGGGGCTGGGCAAACGATATCTCAGCCTTATATTGTTGCACGAATGACGGAACTGTTATTGCAAACTAAGCCAAAAAAAGTATTGGAAATCGGCACGGGTTCAGGTTATCAAACGGCTATTTTAGCGCAGGTATTTCCACTGGTTTATTCGGTGGAACGGATCCAAGCGTTACAATGGCAAGCGAAGCGTCGGTTAAAGAATCTCGATTTGCATAACGTGATGATGAAATATGGTGATGGTTGGCAAGGTTGGCAGAGCAAAGGCCCTTTCGATGCTATTATCGTGACTGCTGCCCCCGCTTCTGTACCACAAGCATTACTGACGCAACTAGTTGATGGCGGGCAACTAATTTTACCATTAGGTGTCGAATCTCAGGTGTTGCAAGTGATCACTCGTAATGGTGATACTTATACCAG
- the ispD gene encoding 2-C-methyl-D-erythritol 4-phosphate cytidylyltransferase: MTEQFIAVVPAAGVGARMGASIPKQYLMLQDKTVIEHTLTALLSHPRIAQVVVALGPEDGWFTDIAIAKDPAIIRVNGGKERADSVLAGLHACQSYNWVLVHDAARPCLTHADVDSLIAGALASEHGAILGCQVRDTMKRTDANGSIIATVERDLLWHALTPQMFPVKLLTDALTAGLAGNANITDEASAIELFGLMPKMVVGRADNIKITRPEDMPLATLYLQQSVNNK, translated from the coding sequence ATGACTGAACAATTTATTGCGGTTGTCCCAGCCGCTGGCGTCGGCGCCAGAATGGGCGCGAGTATACCCAAGCAATATTTGATGTTGCAAGATAAAACAGTGATTGAACACACGTTAACTGCGTTGTTAAGTCACCCTCGTATTGCGCAAGTCGTTGTGGCCCTCGGTCCGGAAGATGGCTGGTTTACTGATATTGCTATCGCCAAAGATCCGGCTATTATCCGTGTTAATGGCGGTAAAGAGCGTGCAGACTCGGTACTCGCGGGATTACATGCTTGTCAGTCGTATAATTGGGTTCTGGTACATGATGCCGCACGGCCCTGTCTTACTCATGCAGATGTGGACAGTTTGATTGCTGGCGCTCTGGCATCTGAACATGGTGCTATTCTAGGGTGTCAGGTTCGCGATACAATGAAACGTACTGATGCTAATGGTAGTATTATTGCGACGGTCGAGCGTGATTTATTATGGCATGCGTTAACACCACAAATGTTTCCCGTTAAATTATTAACCGATGCGTTAACTGCGGGATTAGCGGGTAATGCGAATATTACCGATGAGGCTTCAGCCATTGAACTATTCGGTTTAATGCCCAAAATGGTCGTTGGTCGCGCGGATAATATTAAAATTACACGTCCAGAAGACATGCCGTTAGCAACACTGTATCTACAACAGTCAGTGAATAATAAATAG
- the mazG gene encoding nucleoside triphosphate pyrophosphohydrolase — protein sequence MKEKYTINDLRHIVEKLRNPDTGCPWNLQQSFASIAKFTLEEAYEVVDAIEHHDLKGLKGLKGEVGDLLYHVLYYSQLGQEEALFSFDDVIQQLAEKLIQRHPYIFGEIKLQSESEVIAAWQKQKSKERFENHKKPAQHSALDNIPNVFPALVRAAKIQQRAADVNFDFEEYKQALSKVYEEVDEVVAEADAAVVDQAKLEEELGDLLFSVVNVTRHLKHDPEQALRKANEKFEKRFRQVEVLALQNGKILSDCSVEEMESFWQEVK from the coding sequence TTGAAAGAAAAGTACACGATTAATGATTTACGGCATATTGTTGAGAAATTACGTAATCCAGATACAGGATGCCCTTGGAACCTGCAGCAAAGCTTTGCATCGATAGCTAAATTCACTTTGGAGGAAGCTTATGAAGTGGTTGATGCTATTGAACATCATGATCTAAAAGGTCTAAAAGGTCTTAAAGGTGAAGTCGGTGATCTGCTTTATCACGTACTCTATTATAGCCAATTAGGACAGGAAGAGGCGTTGTTCAGCTTCGATGACGTTATTCAGCAGCTCGCTGAGAAATTAATCCAACGTCACCCATATATTTTTGGTGAAATAAAACTACAGTCTGAATCTGAAGTTATTGCCGCATGGCAAAAACAAAAGTCGAAAGAGCGTTTTGAAAATCATAAAAAACCGGCTCAACACAGTGCATTAGACAATATTCCCAATGTTTTTCCTGCACTGGTTAGAGCGGCTAAAATACAGCAAAGAGCTGCCGATGTTAACTTTGACTTTGAAGAGTATAAGCAAGCATTATCAAAGGTTTATGAGGAGGTTGACGAAGTTGTTGCAGAAGCGGATGCTGCGGTTGTTGATCAGGCTAAGTTAGAAGAAGAATTAGGTGATTTATTGTTCTCTGTAGTGAATGTCACACGCCACCTAAAACACGATCCTGAGCAAGCACTTCGTAAGGCAAATGAAAAGTTTGAAAAAAGATTTAGACAGGTTGAAGTACTTGCATTACAGAATGGTAAGATACTAAGTGATTGTTCTGTAGAGGAAATGGAGTCATTTTGGCAGGAAGTGAAATAA
- the truD gene encoding tRNA pseudouridine(13) synthase TruD, whose protein sequence is MQTNPNAETSMLPEFEYLYGKPNVTGFIKQEAADFVVIEDLGFELTGEGEHIFISIRKIGENTQYVARALAKAAGVSGKDVSYAGLKDRHAITEQWFGIHMAGKETPDFSVIETAQIKILKIVRHNKKLRTGALKGNQFTLKLTDLSSTDGLAERLEKIKTTGVPNYFGEQRFGQNGNNIVRAQAMFAGEKVKDRNKRSFYISAARSLIFNHVVSERIKQDKWQTAMSGDCYILQGSNSFFAEETLTDDIIERVAQGALQLSAPLVGKGNSSATNEALAFESSIITQYPELLEGLSAAGLRQERKALILRPQNFSYQLAEDSLTVSFYLPSGCFATSIVRELIEDKVVIRDFDQAPTSGTV, encoded by the coding sequence ATGCAAACTAATCCTAATGCGGAGACATCAATGCTTCCTGAATTTGAATATTTATATGGCAAACCTAACGTAACTGGTTTTATTAAGCAGGAAGCTGCCGATTTTGTGGTTATTGAAGACCTTGGTTTTGAATTAACGGGTGAAGGTGAACACATCTTTATTTCCATCCGTAAAATAGGTGAAAATACCCAATATGTTGCCCGTGCATTAGCCAAAGCAGCCGGTGTTTCAGGCAAGGATGTGAGTTATGCAGGGCTTAAAGACCGCCATGCTATTACAGAACAATGGTTTGGTATTCACATGGCGGGTAAAGAAACTCCCGATTTTTCTGTGATTGAAACAGCGCAAATTAAAATATTAAAAATTGTTCGTCATAACAAGAAGTTACGTACTGGTGCATTAAAAGGTAATCAATTTACATTAAAATTAACGGACCTAAGCAGTACCGATGGATTAGCCGAGCGTTTAGAGAAAATTAAAACCACTGGCGTGCCAAACTATTTCGGTGAACAGCGATTTGGTCAAAACGGTAATAATATTGTGCGCGCACAAGCGATGTTTGCGGGTGAAAAAGTAAAAGATCGTAATAAACGAAGTTTTTATATTTCAGCTGCACGTAGTTTGATATTCAATCACGTTGTCAGTGAACGAATTAAACAGGATAAATGGCAAACTGCAATGTCAGGTGATTGCTACATTTTACAGGGGTCTAATTCATTTTTTGCGGAAGAAACCTTAACCGACGACATTATTGAACGTGTTGCCCAAGGCGCGCTACAACTATCGGCACCACTCGTTGGTAAAGGTAACAGCAGCGCGACGAACGAAGCGCTAGCATTTGAAAGCAGCATCATTACGCAATACCCAGAATTGCTTGAAGGTTTAAGTGCTGCGGGCCTACGTCAAGAGCGTAAAGCGTTAATATTACGTCCTCAAAATTTTAGCTACCAGTTAGCTGAAGATAGCCTAACAGTCAGTTTCTATCTGCCATCGGGTTGTTTTGCGACGAGTATTGTACGTGAATTGATTGAAGATAAAGTCGTTATTCGTGATTTTGACCAAGCGCCAACATCAGGAACCGTATGA
- the ispF gene encoding 2-C-methyl-D-erythritol 2,4-cyclodiphosphate synthase, with protein MFRIGHGFDVHKFGNAGPVMINGVAIPYEQGFLAHSDGDVALHAICDALLGALALGDIGHHFPDTSVEFENIDSRILLRDVFSKVKELGYRIGNLDVTIIAQAPKIAPHIQAMRAVLSTDLETELSAVNVKATTTEKLGFTGRKEGVACEAVVLLMKNT; from the coding sequence ATGTTTAGAATTGGTCATGGTTTTGATGTTCATAAATTTGGTAATGCTGGCCCTGTTATGATTAACGGTGTCGCGATCCCTTATGAACAAGGTTTTCTGGCTCACTCAGATGGTGATGTGGCGTTACATGCGATTTGCGATGCGCTACTTGGCGCTTTAGCGCTTGGTGATATTGGCCATCATTTCCCTGATACGTCGGTGGAATTCGAAAATATCGATAGCCGTATTCTATTACGCGATGTGTTTAGTAAAGTCAAAGAACTGGGTTATCGCATTGGTAATTTAGATGTCACTATTATTGCTCAAGCACCTAAAATTGCCCCACATATTCAAGCAATGCGTGCAGTATTAAGCACGGATCTTGAAACCGAATTGTCAGCGGTGAATGTGAAAGCAACGACCACTGAAAAACTCGGATTCACTGGTCGTAAAGAAGGCGTGGCATGCGAAGCTGTCGTTCTGTTAATGAAAAATACATAA
- a CDS encoding CTP synthase, which yields MTTKYVFVTGGVVSSLGKGIAAASLAAILEARGLNVTMMKLDPYINIDPGTMSPIQHGEVFVTDDGAETDLDLGHYERFIRTHMTKRNNFTTGKVYSSVLAKERRGDYLGATIQVIPHITNEIKERVIAGSEGFDVAVVEVGGTVGDIESQPFLEALRQMGVQLGRDHTMFMHLTLVPYLGAAGEVKTKPTQHSVKELRSIGIQPDILICRSDRNVPANERAKISLFCNVEEKAVISLKDVDSIYKIPALLKSQGLDELIVNRFGLTAPEADLAEWEQVIFEEANPTDELVIGMVGKYIELPDAYKSVNEALKHGGLKNRFSVKIKYIDSQDLEAKGTDILKTVDGILVPGGFGERGVEGKILAAKFARENKVPYFGICLGMQVALIEFARNVAGLEGAHSTEFNPETKFPVVGLITEWIDESGNVEERTGSSDLGGTMRLGAQLCHLKAGSKVREMYGSATIKERHRHRYEVNNNLLPKIEKAGLKVTGLSADKKLVEIVENPNHPWFVAAQFHPEFTSTPRDGHALFEGFINAAGENKKSSTS from the coding sequence ATGACAACTAAGTACGTTTTTGTTACTGGTGGGGTAGTATCCTCATTAGGTAAAGGTATTGCGGCAGCATCATTAGCAGCTATTTTAGAAGCACGTGGCTTAAACGTCACAATGATGAAACTAGACCCTTACATTAACATTGATCCGGGCACAATGAGCCCGATTCAACATGGTGAAGTATTCGTAACGGACGATGGTGCTGAGACAGATCTAGATTTAGGTCACTATGAGCGCTTTATTCGTACTCACATGACTAAACGTAATAACTTTACAACAGGTAAAGTGTATTCATCAGTGCTTGCTAAAGAGCGCCGTGGTGATTACTTAGGTGCAACGATTCAGGTTATCCCACACATTACGAATGAGATCAAAGAACGCGTAATCGCGGGCAGTGAAGGCTTTGATGTTGCAGTAGTAGAAGTGGGTGGTACGGTAGGTGATATCGAATCTCAACCTTTCCTAGAAGCATTACGCCAAATGGGCGTGCAACTAGGTCGTGACCATACAATGTTTATGCATTTAACATTAGTTCCTTATTTAGGTGCTGCTGGTGAAGTTAAAACAAAACCTACACAACACTCAGTGAAAGAGCTACGTTCAATTGGTATTCAGCCTGACATCCTAATTTGTCGTTCTGATCGTAATGTACCAGCGAACGAACGTGCTAAAATCTCGTTATTCTGTAACGTAGAAGAAAAAGCCGTTATCTCACTGAAAGATGTAGACAGTATTTACAAAATTCCTGCGCTATTAAAATCACAAGGTCTAGACGAGCTAATTGTTAACCGTTTCGGTTTAACAGCACCAGAAGCCGATCTAGCTGAGTGGGAACAGGTAATTTTCGAAGAAGCTAACCCAACTGATGAACTTGTTATCGGTATGGTTGGTAAATACATCGAACTACCAGATGCTTACAAATCAGTAAATGAAGCACTTAAACATGGTGGTTTGAAAAACCGTTTCAGCGTGAAAATCAAATATATTGATTCACAAGACCTTGAAGCGAAAGGCACTGACATACTTAAAACTGTTGATGGTATCTTGGTACCAGGTGGTTTCGGTGAACGTGGCGTTGAAGGTAAAATTCTTGCAGCGAAATTTGCACGTGAAAACAAGGTTCCTTACTTTGGGATCTGTTTAGGTATGCAAGTAGCATTAATCGAGTTCGCCCGTAATGTTGCAGGTCTAGAAGGTGCACATTCAACAGAATTTAACCCAGAAACTAAGTTCCCTGTAGTTGGTCTAATTACAGAATGGATTGATGAATCAGGTAACGTTGAAGAACGTACTGGCTCATCAGATCTGGGTGGTACTATGCGTTTAGGTGCACAACTATGCCATCTGAAAGCGGGTAGTAAAGTAAGAGAAATGTACGGTAGTGCGACGATTAAAGAACGTCATCGTCACCGTTATGAAGTTAACAACAACCTTCTTCCTAAAATCGAAAAAGCAGGCCTAAAAGTAACAGGTTTATCTGCAGATAAGAAATTAGTAGAGATTGTTGAGAATCCGAATCATCCTTGGTTTGTTGCTGCGCAATTCCACCCGGAATTCACGTCAACACCACGAGATGGTCACGCATTATTTGAAGGATTCATTAATGCTGCTGGTGAGAATAAAAAATCATCAACTAGCTAA